The window GAAAAGCGAGCCGGGCGCCCCCGGCGGCTCCCCCTGGCAACGGCCGTCACGTGGGCGGCAAAGGCAATGGCGCATAACAGCACCAGCACGTCACCCCGCCGGACGGCGAGGTCCGTGGGTTCGAGGAACATGAGCGCCATCCCGCCAGCCGCAAGCCCCACACCCGCAAGGGCCGCCGGCTGCTGGGGTCTTCTGAACGCCAGGGCGTCCAGCACCGGTACTAGCACCACCGAAAGCCCGGTAATGAAACCCGCCTTGCCCGGGGTGGTGTACTGCAGCCCGACCGTCTGCAGAGCATACCCGGCGAAAAGGAAAAGGCCCGTCAGCAGCCCCGGCCAGGCCGATCCCCACCACGGAGTCCGCTGAACAGGGTCGGCACCGCCAGGGCTCGACCCACCGGCCTCTTGTGAGTCCCGCGCCCTCTCCCATGCCATGATGCCCGCCAGCACCAGCACCGCCAGGCCGAACCGCATGGCCAGAAAGGTGAAGACCGGCACCTTTGCGACGGCGTCCTTCACGGCCACGAACGTG of the Bacillota bacterium genome contains:
- a CDS encoding DMT family transporter — its product is MTDANGEARVLGDGVLVLITMIWGFTFVAVKDAVAKVPVFTFLAMRFGLAVLVLAGIMAWERARDSQEAGGSSPGGADPVQRTPWWGSAWPGLLTGLFLFAGYALQTVGLQYTTPGKAGFITGLSVVLVPVLDALAFRRPQQPAALAGVGLAAGGMALMFLEPTDLAVRRGDVLVLLCAIAFAAHVTAVARGSRRGRPARFS